Below is a genomic region from Microbacterium sp. KUDC0406.
GGCCCCGCCGCCCACGATCGCGGCCATCAGCAGCACGAACCCGATGATCGAGACCTCGGTGATCTTGCCCGGCCGGATCCAGCGCAGGTACGCGCCCATGAACAGCGCGATCGGAATGGTCATCGCCACCGAGAACACGCCCCACGGGCTCTCGCCGAGGGCGTTCACGACGACGAGGGCGAGGATGGCGGTGATGATGATCATGATGAGCAGCGTGGCCAGGATCGCCGCGGCTCCTCCGAACCGGCCGAGTTCGTCGCGCGCCATCTGTCCGAGCGAACGGCCACCGCGGCGCATGGAGAAGAACAGCACCAGGTAGTCCTGCACCGCGCCGGCCAGCACCACGCCGATGATGATCCAGATCGTGCCGGGCAGATAGCCCATCTGCGCGGCGAGCACCGGGCCGACCAGCGGACCTGCACCCGCGATCGCCGCGAAGTGGTGGCCGAACAGGACGCGCCGGTCCGTGGGCACGTAGTCCTTGCCGTCCGCCCGGTACTCGGCCGGCGTCGCGCGCCGATCATCCGGTCTCGCGATGTGCTTCTCGATGTACTTCGAGTAGAACCGGTAGAAGATCAGGTACGTGCAGACGGCCGCGAACACGAACCAGATCGCGTTCACCGTCTCGCCGCGCACGATCGCCAGCATGGTCCAGGCGACGCCGCCGAGCAGCGCGACGGCCGCCCAGATCACGATCTTCAGCGGGGTCCACTTCGGCTTCTCATCGACGGACACGGGCGGCAGCTCGCGCTCGTCGACGGTCGTATCCGCGTTCTCGCTCATCAGCTCTCACTCCATCGTCAGGGCCCCAGCGCTACGAGAGACACTAGCGCGGGACCCGTCGGATGCCGGTCAGCTGAGCTCTCCGCCCTCCAGGAGGTCGGTCACGAGGGCGGCGATCGCGGACCGCTCCGAGCGGGTCAGCGTGACGTGCCCGAACAGCTCGTGTCCCTTGAGCGTCTCGATCACCGAGGCGATGCCGTCGTGCCGGCCTACCCGCAGGTTGTCGCGCTGGCCGACATCGTGGGTGAGCACGACGCGCGAGTTCTGCCCCATCCGGCTGAGGACGGTCAGCAGCACGTTGCGCTCCAGCGACTGCGCCTCGTCGACGATCACGAAGGCATCGTGCAGCGAGCGCCCGCGGATGTGCGTGAGGGGCAGCACCTCGAGCATCCCGCGCTCGACGACCTCTTCGACGACATTGCCCGAGACGACGGAGCCGAGCGTGTCGAAGACCGCCTGACCCCAGGGGTTCATCTTCTCCTCGCGATCGCCGGGGAGGTAGCCGAGCTCCTGCCCGCCGACCGCGAACAGGGGCCGGAAGACGATGATCTTCTTCTGCTGCTGCCGCTCCAGCACGGCCTCGAGGCCGGCGCAGAGCGCGAGAGCCGACTTGCCGGTGCCGGCACGCCCGCCGAGCGAGACGATGCCCACCTCGGGGTCGAGCAGCAGATCGATCGCGATGCGCTGCTCGGCGGAGCGACCGTGCATGCCGAAGATCTCGCGGTCGCCGCGCACCAGCCGGTACTCTCCGTCGCCCGTGACCCGGCCGAGCGCCGAACCGCGTTCGGAGTGGATGATCAGCCCGGTGTTCACCGGCACGCCGCGGACGTCCTCGCTGAGGCCGATCTCGCTCTCGTACAGGTCGCTCATCTCGTCGCCGGAGAGGTCGACGGTCGCGATCCCGGTCCAGCCGGAGTCGACCGCCTGCTCGGCGAGGTACTCCTCGGCATTCAGCCCGAGCGACGCCGCCTTGACACGCATCGGCAGGTCCTTCGACACGATCGTGACGTCCTGGCCGTCCTGCGCGAGCTGAGCGGCGATAGCGAGGATGCGGCTGTCGTTGTCGCTGAGCCGGATGCCTGCCGGCAGCACCGAGAGGTCGGCATTGCCCAGCTCGACGCGCAGCGTGCCGCCCGCGCCGACCTCGACGGGGAAGTCGAGGCGCCCGTGCTCGACGCGCAGCTCGTCGAGGTGCCGCAGCGCCCTGCGGGCGAAGTAGCCGAGTTCCGGGTCGTGCCGCTTCGCCTCGAGCTCGGTGATCACGATCACCGGCAGCACGATCGAATGCTCCGCGAAGCGGAACAGCGCCTGCGGATCGCTGAGCAGCACCGAGGTGTCGAGCACGTAGGTGCGGAGGACGGTGGCGTCGTCCTGCGTGCGGGCGGTGGCCCGGCCGGTGGACTGC
It encodes:
- a CDS encoding PhoH family protein gives rise to the protein MTTRTAQQQSTGRATARTQDDATVLRTYVLDTSVLLSDPQALFRFAEHSIVLPVIVITELEAKRHDPELGYFARRALRHLDELRVEHGRLDFPVEVGAGGTLRVELGNADLSVLPAGIRLSDNDSRILAIAAQLAQDGQDVTIVSKDLPMRVKAASLGLNAEEYLAEQAVDSGWTGIATVDLSGDEMSDLYESEIGLSEDVRGVPVNTGLIIHSERGSALGRVTGDGEYRLVRGDREIFGMHGRSAEQRIAIDLLLDPEVGIVSLGGRAGTGKSALALCAGLEAVLERQQQKKIIVFRPLFAVGGQELGYLPGDREEKMNPWGQAVFDTLGSVVSGNVVEEVVERGMLEVLPLTHIRGRSLHDAFVIVDEAQSLERNVLLTVLSRMGQNSRVVLTHDVGQRDNLRVGRHDGIASVIETLKGHELFGHVTLTRSERSAIAALVTDLLEGGELS